In one window of Festucalex cinctus isolate MCC-2025b chromosome 14, RoL_Fcin_1.0, whole genome shotgun sequence DNA:
- the phactr2 gene encoding phosphatase and actin regulator 2 isoform X6 has product MEEEEGDTLSEMKAFTSLPPQSRFRSHSDASGFTARILWRLRGGRTVDGLEKSSSLASCDVVVDSGSDAHNVPGSRLQRGKLSTLGRLFKPWKWRKKKSSDRFQDLSKVLERKISTRQTREELIKKGVLVPEQADEPVSREIQNGHATSSVSPEQVKVEIETKLTQAADLTPGPTITEDKTAKSSHPKKTQGSSTKTTTTTSCSTVPPRSRPPKDVETHSRGADARTSRKSEANSQKASAELPGQPEEVNSSDTHGGSPQVSLPEVEETPVASQATPEDKAPCGDSSAGQDNLRDASAEPAVHSPHINSSTEDTSFTEGGTEADTQQQEEARTIGAGEEAREETRKSAEETHWSPADSDTVKSHGHSVNIQQVEVTVIPDRPTESQASDSDSDGPILYRDDDEEEEEDEYLNSSLASKIRRRDTLNIKLGNRPSKRELEEKNILPRSSESERHELRQQIGSKLVRRLSQRPTTEELEQRNILRQKNEVEEHEAKQEIKRKLSRKLSVRPTVAELIARRILRFNEYVEVTDAKDYDRRADKPWTRLTPADKAAIRKELNEFKSREMEVHDDSKQFTRYHRP; this is encoded by the exons TTGATGGTTTGGAGAAATCGTCATCACTTGCCAGCTGCGACGTGGTCGTGGACAGCGGTTCCGATGCCCATAATGTGCCCGGGTCACGGCTGCAGCGAGGCAAGCTGTCCACTCTAGGGCGACTCTTCAAACCCTGGAagtggaggaagaagaagagcagcGACAGGTTCCAGGATCTTTCCAAAG TTTTAGAGCGAAAAATCTCAACGCGACAAACGAGAGAGGAGCTGATCAAGAAAGGAGTGCTCGTCCCAGAACAAG CAGACGAGCCCGTCAGCAGGGAAATCCAGAATGGCCACGCCACATCCAGCGTATCTCCGGAGCAGGTCAAAGTTGAGATTGAAACTAAATTGACCCAAGCGGCAGACCTGACTCCTGGCCCTACGATCACAGAGGACAAAACAG ccAAGTCGTCTCATCCAAAGAAGACGCAAGGCAGTTCCACAAAAACCACCACGACCACCTCTTGCTCCACTGTCCCCCCTCGCTCTCGCCCACCCAAGGACGTCGAGACGCACAGTAGAGGCGCAGACGCTCGGACCAGCCGGAAATCTGAAGCCAATTCTCAGAAGGCTTCTGCGGAGCTTCCCGGTCAGCCGGAGGAAGTCAACTCCTCAGATACCCACGGGGGCTCTCCTCAAGTTTCCCTTCCCGAAGTTGAGGAGACACCCGTCGCTTCTCAAGCCACCCCGGAGGACAAAGCTCCCTGCGGCGATTCTTCCGCGGGCCAAGACAACCTCCGGGATGCGTCCGCCGAGCCCGCCGTCCACTCCCCCCACATCAACTCCTCCACAGAGGACACTTCCTTCACAGAAGGAGGCACTGAGGCTGACACCCAACAGCAGGAAGAAGCGAGGACGATAGGGGCGGGAGAAGAGGCACGAGAGGAAACCAGGAAGTCTGCTGAGGaaacacactggag TCCGGCTGATTCAGACACCGTAAAGTCGCACGGCCACAGCGTAAACATCCAGCAGGTCGAGGTGACGGTGATCCCCGACCGGCCGACGGAGAGCCAAGCCAGCGACTCGGACTCGGACGGACCCATCCTGTACCGCgatgacgacgaggaagaggaggaggacgagtaCCTTAACA GTTCTCTGGCCAGCAAGATCCGACGACGGGACACCCTCAACATCAAACTGGGCAACCGGCCCAGCAAGAGGGAGCTGGAGGAGAAAAACATACTGCCACGCAGCTCTGAGTCTGAGAGACACGAGCTCCGTCAGCAGATCGGCTCCAAGCTCGTCAG GCGCTTGAGCCAAAGGCCAACCACAGAAGAGCTGGAGCAACGGAACATCCTCAGAC AGAAGAACGAAGTGGAGGAGCACGAGGCCAAGCAGGAGATTAAACGAAAACTCTCCAGAAAG CTCAGTGTGCGGCCGACGGTTGCGGAGCTGATCGCTCGGAGAATCCTGCGTTTTAACGAGTATGTGGAGGTCACGGACGCCAAGGACTATGACCGGCGGGCAGATAAGCCGTGGACGCGGCTCACGCCCGCTGACAAG GCGGCCATCCGCAAGGAACTGAATGAGTTCAAGAGCAGGGAGATGGAGGTGCACGACGACAGCAAACAGTTTACCAG ATACCATCGGCCTTAA